From a single Planococcus shenhongbingii genomic region:
- a CDS encoding beta-ketoacyl-ACP synthase III, translated as MNAGIIGIGRCLPEDKLTNFDLEKRMDTSNEWIRTMTGIEERRIAKDDQDTSHMALAAAKKAIEDAAIDPAEIGMILVATVTPDQPFPSMACTIQQELGAVNAAAMDLSAACAGFMYGLVTAKQFIDSDVYKYILVIGVEKLSKITNWEDRNTAVLFGDGAGAAVLGKVSEGRGILSFELGADGTGGKHLYQDEYLVMNGREVFKFAVRQMGESAVNVIEKAGLTKEDVDFLIPHQANIRIMEASRTRLELPVEKMSKTIHKYGNTSAASIPISLVEDVEEGRIKEDDVIVMVGFGGGLTWGAVAMRWGK; from the coding sequence ATGAATGCAGGAATTATCGGCATAGGCAGATGTCTGCCTGAAGATAAACTAACGAATTTCGATTTGGAAAAGCGCATGGATACTTCAAATGAATGGATTCGTACCATGACAGGAATCGAAGAGCGCCGGATTGCGAAAGACGATCAGGATACCTCTCATATGGCTCTGGCAGCAGCAAAAAAAGCCATTGAAGATGCTGCAATCGATCCGGCAGAGATTGGCATGATTTTGGTTGCAACCGTGACGCCGGATCAGCCTTTTCCTTCAATGGCCTGTACCATCCAGCAAGAGTTAGGGGCTGTAAATGCTGCAGCAATGGATCTGTCGGCTGCCTGTGCAGGCTTTATGTACGGACTCGTTACTGCAAAACAATTTATTGACTCTGATGTTTATAAATATATATTGGTTATCGGTGTAGAAAAATTATCGAAAATCACCAATTGGGAAGACCGCAATACCGCTGTGCTTTTCGGAGACGGGGCAGGAGCTGCTGTTCTTGGAAAAGTGTCGGAAGGACGTGGCATTCTTTCTTTTGAACTTGGAGCAGATGGCACTGGAGGAAAACATCTGTACCAGGATGAATACCTGGTGATGAATGGCCGCGAAGTGTTCAAATTTGCTGTCCGCCAAATGGGTGAATCAGCAGTCAATGTAATCGAAAAAGCTGGGCTTACCAAAGAAGATGTGGATTTCCTGATTCCGCACCAAGCGAATATCCGCATTATGGAAGCGTCCAGAACCCGTTTAGAGCTTCCAGTTGAAAAAATGTCGAAGACAATCCATAAATATGGCAACACATCTGCAGCCTCTATTCCAATTTCATTAGTGGAAGATGTCGAAGAAGGCAGAATCAAAGAGGATGATGTAATCGTGATGGTTGGCTTTGGCGGCGGATTGACTTGGGGCGCAGTGGCAATGAGATGGGGCAAATAA
- a CDS encoding YjzD family protein, which translates to MQYIGTFLWSFLLISLLNYVVSAVQNVPFDFMMGVYISIGVSILIFVISSIIPDEPTPEKH; encoded by the coding sequence ATGCAATATATTGGAACATTCTTATGGTCATTTTTATTAATTTCTTTATTGAACTATGTTGTAAGTGCTGTCCAAAACGTACCTTTCGACTTTATGATGGGCGTTTATATTTCTATTGGAGTTTCTATCCTGATTTTCGTAATTTCATCGATTATTCCGGATGAACCGACACCTGAAAAACATTAA
- a CDS encoding ATP-dependent Clp protease ATP-binding subunit: MVQFANQEQKSPLEQYGRNMVEQAKSGKMDPVIGRDQEIRNVIRILSRKTKNNPVLIGEPGVGKTAIVEGLAQRIVRNDVPEGLKNRTIYELDMSALIAGAKYRGEFEERLKSVLKQVKDSEGQIILFIDEIHTIVGAGRTEGAMDAGNMLKPMLARGELYCIGATTLDEYRMNIEKDPALERRFQQVMVREPSVEDTVSILRGLKERFELHHGVRIHDRAIVAAAAMSDRYITERFLPDKAIDLIDEACAMIRTEIDSMPQELDEVTRRLMQLEIEEQALMKEKDTASQTRLETLRKEIAELKESSSGMQQQWKAEKESLKKIQEKREKLDLYRRQLEDAENKYDLNAAAVLRHGKIPELEKELAALETELKKDGAARLLREEVTDDEIAGIVARWTGIPVTKLVEGEREKLLRLGDTLRERVIGQDRAVELVTEAVWRARAGIKDEHKPIGSFIFLGPTGVGKTELAKSLAANLFDSEDHFIRIDMSEYMEKHSVSRLVGAPPGYIGYEEGGQLTEAVRRNPYSVVLLDEIEKAHPDVANILLQILDDGRITDSQGRLVNFSNTVVIMTSNIGSAYIGVENTEHDIEDIVMAELRKHFKPELLNRIDDIVIFHSLNNSHFYGIAKKMLAELANRMKQQQLVLEVDDSVIDYIIAAGTDPVFGARPLKRFIQREIETKIARELIKGDIAPNAVLHLAMDGSNLIINKKEA, encoded by the coding sequence ATGGTTCAATTTGCAAATCAAGAACAAAAATCGCCATTAGAGCAATATGGCCGAAATATGGTGGAGCAAGCCAAGAGCGGAAAAATGGATCCTGTGATCGGCAGGGACCAGGAAATCCGTAATGTTATCCGTATTTTATCACGCAAAACAAAAAACAATCCGGTTTTAATCGGTGAACCTGGTGTCGGTAAAACAGCCATTGTAGAGGGGCTTGCACAGCGGATTGTCCGCAATGACGTGCCAGAAGGTTTGAAGAACCGGACCATTTACGAACTCGATATGAGTGCATTGATTGCGGGTGCCAAGTACCGGGGAGAATTTGAAGAGCGCTTAAAAAGCGTTTTAAAACAAGTTAAAGACAGTGAAGGACAAATTATTCTATTCATAGATGAAATTCATACAATCGTTGGTGCAGGAAGAACTGAAGGAGCCATGGATGCCGGCAATATGCTGAAACCGATGCTGGCACGAGGGGAACTATACTGTATTGGTGCAACTACACTGGATGAATATCGGATGAACATTGAAAAAGACCCGGCGCTTGAGCGCCGTTTCCAGCAGGTAATGGTCCGCGAACCTTCTGTTGAAGATACAGTTTCCATTTTGAGAGGATTAAAAGAGCGTTTTGAATTGCATCACGGAGTCCGCATCCATGACCGGGCTATTGTAGCGGCGGCGGCTATGTCGGACCGTTATATCACTGAACGCTTTTTGCCGGACAAAGCGATCGATTTGATCGACGAGGCATGTGCTATGATCCGGACGGAAATCGATTCAATGCCGCAGGAACTTGATGAAGTAACCCGGCGCTTGATGCAGTTGGAAATCGAAGAACAAGCGTTAATGAAAGAAAAAGACACCGCGAGCCAAACCCGGTTGGAGACGCTGCGCAAAGAAATTGCCGAGCTGAAAGAATCCTCTTCCGGCATGCAGCAGCAATGGAAAGCGGAAAAAGAATCGCTGAAAAAAATTCAGGAAAAACGAGAGAAATTGGATCTATATCGCAGACAGTTGGAAGATGCGGAAAACAAATACGATTTGAATGCCGCTGCAGTGCTGCGCCACGGCAAAATTCCGGAACTCGAAAAAGAACTTGCTGCTCTGGAAACAGAACTGAAAAAAGACGGGGCAGCACGGCTTTTGCGTGAAGAAGTGACAGACGACGAAATTGCCGGAATCGTTGCGAGATGGACAGGAATCCCAGTAACGAAACTGGTTGAAGGCGAGCGTGAGAAATTATTGCGGCTCGGTGACACATTAAGAGAACGCGTAATCGGCCAGGACCGGGCAGTTGAACTGGTGACAGAAGCCGTCTGGCGAGCCCGGGCAGGCATCAAAGATGAGCATAAGCCGATTGGCTCCTTTATCTTTCTGGGACCGACCGGGGTTGGTAAAACGGAACTGGCAAAATCACTGGCCGCTAATCTTTTTGATTCGGAAGACCATTTTATCCGCATTGATATGTCGGAGTATATGGAAAAGCATAGCGTTTCCCGCCTCGTCGGTGCACCTCCAGGCTATATTGGCTACGAAGAAGGCGGCCAGTTGACGGAAGCTGTCAGACGCAATCCTTATTCAGTTGTGCTGCTTGATGAAATTGAAAAAGCACATCCGGATGTCGCGAATATTCTGCTGCAGATCCTGGACGATGGACGAATCACAGACAGCCAAGGCCGGCTCGTGAATTTCTCCAATACCGTCGTCATCATGACTTCGAATATCGGTTCTGCTTATATTGGGGTTGAAAATACCGAACATGATATTGAGGACATTGTAATGGCGGAACTGCGCAAGCACTTTAAACCGGAATTGCTGAACCGGATTGATGACATCGTCATCTTCCATTCACTTAACAATAGCCATTTCTATGGAATTGCTAAGAAAATGCTCGCCGAACTGGCGAACCGTATGAAACAGCAGCAGCTTGTGCTGGAGGTGGATGATTCAGTCATCGACTACATTATTGCAGCGGGAACCGATCCGGTATTCGGCGCACGGCCATTAAAACGGTTTATCCAGCGTGAAATTGAAACAAAAATAGCACGTGAGTTGATTAAAGGTGATATCGCTCCAAATGCTGTTTTGCATTTAGCTATGGATGGTTCAAACTTGATCATAAATAAAAAAGAAGCGTAA
- a CDS encoding metal-sulfur cluster assembly factor: MDQDMRDSIMGALEQVIDPELGVDIVNLGLVYDVDMSEEGFTVVTMTLTSMGCPMGPQIVDMVKHALYELPEVSEVDVKIVWQPVWGKDKMSRYAKMALGVR; the protein is encoded by the coding sequence ATGGATCAAGATATGAGAGACAGTATTATGGGGGCTTTAGAGCAAGTTATTGACCCTGAATTAGGGGTTGATATTGTAAACTTGGGCCTTGTCTATGATGTTGATATGTCGGAAGAAGGCTTTACAGTTGTAACAATGACTTTAACTTCAATGGGATGCCCAATGGGACCTCAAATTGTGGATATGGTTAAACACGCTTTATACGAATTGCCGGAAGTAAGCGAAGTCGATGTGAAAATCGTTTGGCAGCCAGTATGGGGTAAAGACAAAATGTCCCGTTATGCGAAAATGGCACTCGGAGTACGCTAA
- a CDS encoding prolyl oligopeptidase family serine peptidase, which produces MIAEREVWNEIPLLHVYPEGRKDESLPTAVFFHGHMSAKEHNLHYAYQMAEKGMRVLLPDALLHGEREEGLDEVQMSLRFWEIVLTSIEELAYIHEKIHEKQLAKGEIGVGGTSMGGITTLGALTVYPWIKAAAVMMGAANYVQLAKAQMAQFESKGFKLPITDEERKQMLSTLEQFDATKNKGILNKRPIFFWHGEQDTTVPFSPTYSFFKALKEDYEEVPEHLHFMNEREAGHAVSRPGMLAATEWLARHIAH; this is translated from the coding sequence ATGATAGCAGAACGCGAAGTATGGAATGAAATCCCATTGCTCCATGTATATCCGGAGGGAAGAAAAGATGAAAGTCTGCCAACTGCAGTGTTTTTCCATGGACATATGAGTGCAAAAGAACATAATCTTCATTATGCCTATCAAATGGCCGAAAAAGGGATGCGTGTGCTTCTGCCTGACGCTCTCTTGCATGGCGAACGGGAAGAAGGACTTGATGAAGTCCAAATGAGTTTAAGATTTTGGGAAATTGTCTTGACTTCAATTGAAGAATTGGCATACATACACGAAAAGATTCACGAAAAGCAATTGGCGAAAGGTGAAATCGGTGTTGGCGGGACTTCAATGGGGGGAATCACGACACTTGGCGCTTTGACTGTTTATCCTTGGATTAAGGCGGCGGCGGTTATGATGGGAGCAGCGAATTATGTTCAGTTGGCAAAAGCCCAAATGGCTCAATTTGAATCAAAAGGATTTAAATTGCCAATTACGGATGAAGAGCGGAAACAGATGCTGTCCACGCTGGAGCAATTTGATGCAACGAAAAACAAAGGAATTCTCAACAAGCGCCCAATCTTCTTTTGGCATGGCGAACAAGATACGACAGTGCCATTCAGCCCGACATACAGTTTCTTTAAAGCGCTAAAAGAAGATTACGAAGAAGTGCCGGAGCATCTTCATTTTATGAACGAACGAGAGGCAGGGCACGCCGTAAGCCGGCCGGGAATGCTTGCGGCCACCGAATGGCTCGCTCGGCATATCGCACATTAA
- a CDS encoding Cof-type HAD-IIB family hydrolase — translation MKQHLIVLDLDGTLLTDQKVISEKTKQTLRKALMAGHQVMIATGRPYRSSEPYYKELGLTTPIVNFNGAFVHHPTDNNWGIYHTPISLDVVHEVVESMHDFNFHNIVAEVLDDVYVHHHDEKLMDIFKFGDPAITTGDLRNYLKVDPTSMLIHAPYEKVGLIHDHLNSVHAEVIDHRRWGAPWHVIEIVKSGMNKAVGLDRVSKSLGISRENIIAFGDEDNDLEMIEFAGTGVAMGNAIDSLKNIANEITLTNNEDGIAELLIDRLKLK, via the coding sequence ATGAAACAACATTTAATTGTCCTGGATCTAGATGGGACGCTATTAACCGATCAGAAAGTCATTTCAGAAAAAACAAAACAAACTTTAAGAAAAGCGCTGATGGCAGGGCATCAAGTAATGATTGCTACTGGCCGCCCTTACCGTTCAAGCGAACCTTATTATAAAGAATTGGGACTGACTACACCTATCGTCAATTTCAACGGGGCATTCGTCCATCATCCAACAGATAATAATTGGGGCATTTACCACACACCGATTTCATTGGATGTGGTCCATGAAGTGGTGGAATCTATGCATGATTTCAATTTCCACAATATTGTTGCGGAAGTGCTGGACGATGTATATGTCCATCACCATGATGAGAAATTAATGGACATCTTCAAATTTGGAGATCCGGCTATTACGACTGGCGATTTGCGAAATTACTTGAAAGTGGATCCAACTTCCATGCTGATTCATGCACCTTATGAAAAAGTCGGCCTGATTCACGATCATTTGAACTCGGTACATGCCGAAGTTATCGATCACCGTAGATGGGGTGCTCCTTGGCATGTAATCGAAATTGTTAAAAGCGGCATGAACAAAGCGGTCGGACTTGATCGTGTTTCGAAATCCCTTGGTATTTCCCGGGAAAACATTATTGCTTTTGGTGATGAAGACAATGATCTGGAAATGATTGAATTTGCAGGAACAGGAGTGGCAATGGGAAATGCCATCGATTCCTTGAAAAATATTGCGAATGAAATCACGCTGACGAATAATGAAGATGGCATTGCTGAGCTGCTGATTGACCGCTTAAAACTAAAATAA